One Mycobacteroides salmoniphilum DNA segment encodes these proteins:
- a CDS encoding amino acid-binding protein, with protein sequence MPSYLLRLQLADRPGSLGSVAVALGTVGADILSLDVVERGPGYAIDDLVIDLPPGAMPDSLLTAAEALNGVHVHSIRPHTGLLEAHRELELIDRVAAAAASARLEVLAQEAPHVLRANWCTVVRQDGSGFIRVAGSSGAPETQATSAPWLPLERAQVLDTAADWVPQLWKDMDTTLAAAPLGSGDTAVVLGRPGGPAFRPSEVARLGYLAGIVATLVR encoded by the coding sequence GTGCCGTCTTATCTGCTGCGCCTGCAGCTCGCTGACCGTCCGGGCAGTCTCGGATCGGTCGCCGTCGCGCTCGGCACGGTGGGCGCAGACATCCTGTCCCTCGACGTCGTCGAGCGCGGCCCGGGCTACGCCATCGACGATCTGGTCATCGACCTGCCGCCGGGGGCCATGCCCGATTCGTTGCTCACCGCCGCGGAGGCGCTGAACGGGGTGCATGTGCACTCCATCCGCCCGCACACGGGCCTGCTGGAGGCGCATCGCGAGCTGGAACTCATCGACAGGGTGGCCGCCGCCGCGGCATCCGCCCGTCTCGAGGTGCTCGCCCAGGAAGCCCCCCATGTGCTGCGCGCGAATTGGTGCACCGTGGTGCGGCAGGACGGCAGCGGCTTCATTCGGGTGGCCGGAAGTTCCGGGGCTCCGGAAACCCAGGCCACCTCGGCCCCTTGGTTACCGCTGGAGCGAGCGCAGGTCCTCGACACCGCTGCCGACTGGGTGCCGCAACTGTGGAAGGACATGGACACCACCCTGGCGGCCGCACCGCTGGGGTCGGGTGACACCGCCGTAGTGCTGGGTCGTCCCGGCGGCCCGGCGTTCCGGCCCTCGGAGGTCGCCCGCCTGGGCTATCTGGCGGGCATCGTCGCCACCTTGGTGCGGTAG
- a CDS encoding DoxX family membrane protein, with amino-acid sequence MTGHSDDPQAWRKPPELVDPEDDVPSATYGGDFETTAIPHYQAEKLTSSHDVKEVGPLYDPAPLPYAEPATTQISSEAVQARHAAPWGTQDPTGDRRGTQDLGLLLLRVGVGAVLIAHGLRKVFGWWGGTGLNGFEATLSDRGFKYADILTYIGVTAELGAGVLLVLGLLTPLAGAAALAFMANVLLSDMVSDKANRYAIFWPDGHEFELLMIVAIIAVILVGPGRYGFDAGRGWARRPFVGSFAAVLLGLGAAAAIWVFLNGVNPLA; translated from the coding sequence GTGACCGGTCATTCGGACGATCCGCAGGCGTGGCGTAAGCCGCCCGAGCTGGTCGACCCTGAAGATGATGTGCCGTCGGCCACCTATGGCGGCGATTTCGAGACCACGGCAATCCCGCATTACCAGGCGGAGAAGCTGACGAGCTCCCACGATGTGAAAGAGGTTGGACCGTTGTACGATCCAGCGCCGCTGCCCTATGCCGAACCTGCCACCACGCAAATATCCTCCGAGGCGGTGCAGGCGCGACATGCCGCGCCGTGGGGCACCCAGGACCCGACGGGCGATCGTCGTGGCACTCAAGATCTCGGACTGTTGTTGCTGCGTGTCGGCGTGGGTGCGGTGCTCATCGCGCACGGGCTGCGCAAGGTTTTCGGCTGGTGGGGCGGGACCGGACTTAACGGTTTCGAAGCAACCCTGAGTGACCGGGGCTTCAAATACGCCGACATCCTTACCTATATCGGCGTCACGGCGGAGCTGGGCGCCGGGGTGCTGCTGGTGCTCGGCCTGCTCACACCACTGGCCGGCGCGGCCGCGCTGGCCTTCATGGCCAACGTGCTGCTGTCCGACATGGTGTCCGACAAGGCGAACCGGTATGCGATCTTTTGGCCCGACGGGCACGAGTTCGAGCTGTTGATGATCGTCGCGATCATCGCGGTGATCCTCGTCGGTCCTGGTCGGTACGGGTTTGACGCCGGACGTGGCTGGGCCCGTAGGCCGTTCGTGGGGTCCTTCGCCGCAGTGCTGCTGGGCCTGGGTGCCGCGGCCGCCATCTGGGTGTTCCTCAACGGAGTTAATCCGCTGGCCTAG
- the gatA gene encoding Asp-tRNA(Asn)/Glu-tRNA(Gln) amidotransferase subunit GatA, with translation MTDLIRQDAASLAALIHAGEVSSVEVTRAHLDQIASTDETYRAFLHVAGEQALAAAKDADDAISAGSVPSPLAGVPLALKDVFTTRDMPTTCGSKILENWVPPYDATVTARLRAAGIPILGKTNMDEFAMGSSTENSAYGPTRNPWDVERVPGGSGGGSAAALAAFQAPLAIGTDTGGSIRQPAALTATVGVKPTYGTVSRYGLVACASSLDQGGPCARTVLDTALLHQVIAGHDPRDSTSVDEPVPDVVAAARAGATGDLKGVRVGVVSQLRGDGYQPGVMASFDAAVEQLTALGADVVEVSCPHFEYALPAYYLILPSEVSSNLARFDAMRYGMRVGDDGTHSAEEVMALTRAAGFGPEVKRRIMIGTYALSAGYYDAYYGRAQKVRTLIKRDLEQAYEQVDVLVTPATPTTAFRLGEKVDDPLAMYQFDLCTLPLNLAGHCGMSVPSGLSADDGLPVGLQIMAPALADDRLYRVGAAYETARGPLPSAL, from the coding sequence GTGACCGATCTGATCAGGCAAGACGCCGCCTCTCTGGCCGCGCTGATTCATGCGGGCGAGGTGTCATCCGTTGAGGTGACGCGTGCGCATCTGGATCAGATCGCCAGCACCGACGAGACCTATCGAGCCTTCCTGCATGTGGCGGGAGAGCAGGCACTTGCCGCCGCCAAGGACGCCGACGACGCGATTTCGGCCGGCTCGGTGCCGTCTCCGCTCGCCGGCGTTCCGCTGGCACTCAAAGACGTTTTCACCACCAGGGACATGCCGACCACCTGTGGGTCCAAGATCCTGGAAAACTGGGTTCCGCCCTACGACGCGACGGTCACCGCGAGACTGCGCGCGGCCGGGATTCCGATCCTGGGCAAGACGAACATGGACGAGTTCGCGATGGGTTCCTCCACCGAGAATTCCGCATACGGGCCCACCCGTAACCCATGGGACGTCGAGCGGGTGCCGGGTGGTTCGGGCGGCGGTAGCGCGGCCGCGCTGGCCGCATTCCAGGCGCCCCTGGCCATCGGTACTGACACCGGCGGCTCGATCCGTCAGCCCGCGGCGCTGACCGCGACAGTCGGGGTCAAGCCCACGTACGGAACGGTTTCGCGTTACGGCCTGGTGGCCTGCGCGTCATCCCTGGATCAGGGCGGGCCCTGCGCGCGCACCGTGCTGGATACCGCACTGCTGCACCAGGTGATCGCGGGGCATGATCCGCGCGACTCCACCTCGGTCGACGAGCCGGTACCCGATGTCGTGGCCGCCGCTCGGGCCGGTGCCACCGGTGATCTCAAAGGCGTTCGCGTCGGGGTGGTCTCGCAGTTGCGTGGTGACGGGTATCAGCCGGGCGTGATGGCATCGTTCGACGCGGCCGTCGAACAGCTCACCGCGCTGGGCGCCGATGTGGTGGAGGTGTCCTGTCCTCACTTCGAATACGCACTTCCGGCGTACTACTTGATCCTGCCGTCCGAAGTGTCGTCCAATCTGGCTCGGTTTGATGCCATGCGGTACGGCATGCGCGTTGGCGATGACGGAACGCACAGCGCCGAGGAAGTCATGGCGCTCACCCGGGCCGCGGGCTTTGGCCCAGAGGTCAAGCGGCGCATCATGATCGGCACGTATGCGTTGTCCGCCGGGTACTACGACGCCTACTACGGCCGGGCGCAGAAGGTGCGCACCCTGATCAAGCGCGACCTGGAACAGGCCTACGAGCAGGTGGACGTGTTGGTGACCCCGGCGACGCCCACCACCGCATTCCGGCTGGGGGAGAAGGTCGATGACCCATTGGCCATGTACCAGTTCGATCTGTGCACGCTGCCGCTGAACCTGGCCGGACACTGCGGAATGTCGGTGCCGTCCGGACTGTCGGCCGATGACGGGCTCCCGGTGGGACTGCAGATCATGGCTCCCGCACTCGCCGACGACCGGCTGTACCGGGTGGGGGCGGCCTACGAAACGGCCCGCGGCCCACTGCCCTCGGCGCTGTAG
- a CDS encoding ATP-dependent 6-phosphofructokinase translates to MRIGVLTGGGDCPGLNAVIRAVVRTCANRYDSQVVGFQDGWRGLLENRRIQLANDDRNDRLLTKGGTVLGTARTNPDKLRAGLDQIKQTLDDNGIDVLIPIGGEGTLTAASWLADENVPVVGVPKTIDNDIDCTDVTFGFDTALTIATDAIDRLHSTAESHQRVMLVEVMGRHAGWIALHAGLASGAHMTLIPEVPYDVEEVCRLIRGRFQRGDSHFICVVAEGAKPAEGSMELRDGGIDEFGHQRFTGVAQQLGAEIEKRINKEVRTTVLGHVQRGGTPTPFDRVLATRFGVNAADAAHAGEYGVMVSLRGQDIGRVPLSEATRHLKLVPKNRYDDAAAFFG, encoded by the coding sequence ATGCGTATCGGAGTGCTTACCGGTGGAGGAGACTGCCCAGGGCTCAACGCCGTCATCCGCGCGGTGGTCCGAACCTGCGCCAACCGCTACGACTCGCAGGTGGTCGGATTTCAGGACGGCTGGCGTGGCCTGTTGGAGAACCGGCGTATCCAGCTGGCCAACGACGACCGCAACGACCGGCTGCTGACCAAGGGCGGCACGGTGCTCGGCACCGCGCGCACCAACCCTGACAAGCTGCGTGCCGGGCTGGACCAGATCAAGCAAACCCTCGATGACAACGGGATCGATGTGCTCATCCCGATCGGCGGGGAGGGCACGCTTACGGCGGCGAGCTGGCTCGCCGACGAGAATGTGCCGGTGGTGGGGGTGCCCAAGACAATCGATAACGATATCGATTGCACCGATGTCACTTTCGGGTTCGATACGGCGCTGACCATCGCTACCGACGCCATCGACCGGCTGCACAGCACGGCCGAATCACACCAGCGCGTCATGCTGGTGGAGGTAATGGGCAGGCATGCGGGGTGGATCGCTCTGCACGCCGGGTTGGCCTCCGGTGCCCACATGACGTTGATTCCCGAAGTACCGTACGACGTGGAAGAGGTGTGCCGCCTGATCAGAGGCCGCTTCCAGCGCGGGGATTCGCATTTCATCTGTGTGGTGGCCGAGGGCGCCAAGCCGGCAGAGGGATCAATGGAGTTACGCGACGGGGGAATTGACGAGTTTGGGCATCAGCGGTTCACCGGCGTGGCCCAGCAGCTGGGCGCCGAAATCGAGAAGCGCATCAACAAGGAGGTCCGCACCACCGTGCTGGGCCATGTGCAGCGCGGCGGTACCCCGACACCGTTCGACAGGGTGCTGGCTACCCGGTTCGGCGTGAACGCCGCCGACGCCGCCCACGCCGGCGAGTACGGGGTGATGGTGTCGCTGCGCGGCCAGGACATCGGGCGAGTGCCGTTGTCGGAAGCGACCCGTCATCTCAAGCTGGTCCCGAAGAATCGCTACGACGACGCGGCCGCCTTCTTCGGCTGA
- a CDS encoding APC family permease produces the protein MSSDTPVESKGLKGGAMGLLSSVVVGLASTAPAYSLAATLGLIVASGGALLAGVKAPAIVLISFIPIYLIAVAYQELNKAEPDCGTTFTWASRTFGPIVGWLGGWGIIAADVIVMANLAQIAGAYSFTFVGDLGWTAAASLADSTLWSTVAGVLWIVIMTYICYRGIEVSVRLQYALLLVEMVVLVAVSIIALIKVYTHNAEAYSLLPSLSWFWPGGMDFGTVIAPAVLTTIFIYWGWDTAVACNEESDDPGRTPGRAAVLSTFLLLATYALVSVAAVAFAGVGTEGIGLGNQENAADVFKAIGPELFGDSFLGHVGMLLLSASILTSASACTQTTILPTARTTLSMGVYKALPDSFASIHRRYLTPTTSTVAMGAVSIVCYVLFTIISTNLLTALIGSVGLMIAFYYGLTGFACVWFYRRTLTQSARNFMMRGAIPLLGGIALTVIFAYGLIQYAKPSWLIDDAGNNVTVFGVGAVAVVGIGALVLGVVLMLLWRVAAPPFFQGETLPRRSADLVLAPAGATTHFGLPDAVEAQQTVIAGDLSNLPEGEVAVNPQTGEEFSRD, from the coding sequence ATGAGTTCAGATACCCCCGTCGAGAGCAAGGGGCTCAAGGGCGGCGCGATGGGGCTGCTTTCCAGCGTCGTCGTCGGGCTCGCCTCTACGGCACCGGCCTACAGCCTGGCCGCCACCCTGGGTTTGATCGTCGCGAGCGGCGGCGCCTTGCTCGCCGGGGTCAAGGCGCCTGCCATTGTGCTGATCTCGTTCATCCCGATTTATCTCATCGCGGTGGCCTATCAGGAGCTGAACAAGGCCGAGCCGGACTGCGGCACCACCTTTACCTGGGCGTCCCGCACCTTCGGGCCGATTGTCGGATGGCTCGGCGGCTGGGGCATCATCGCCGCCGATGTCATCGTGATGGCCAACCTGGCTCAGATCGCGGGCGCCTATTCGTTCACGTTTGTCGGTGATCTGGGGTGGACCGCGGCGGCGAGTCTGGCCGACAGCACCCTGTGGTCGACCGTGGCGGGCGTTCTGTGGATCGTGATCATGACCTACATCTGCTACCGCGGTATCGAAGTCTCGGTGCGGCTGCAGTACGCACTCTTGCTGGTCGAGATGGTTGTTCTGGTGGCTGTGTCGATCATCGCGTTGATCAAGGTCTACACCCATAACGCCGAGGCGTACTCACTACTGCCCTCGTTGTCCTGGTTCTGGCCTGGGGGTATGGACTTCGGCACCGTCATCGCGCCCGCCGTGCTGACGACGATCTTCATCTACTGGGGGTGGGATACCGCAGTGGCCTGTAACGAGGAGTCCGATGACCCGGGACGCACGCCCGGGCGCGCCGCGGTGCTGTCTACCTTCCTGCTGCTGGCCACCTATGCGCTGGTCAGTGTGGCAGCGGTGGCGTTCGCGGGAGTCGGCACCGAGGGGATAGGCCTGGGCAATCAGGAGAATGCCGCCGACGTGTTCAAGGCCATCGGTCCTGAACTGTTCGGCGATAGCTTCCTCGGGCATGTGGGGATGCTCTTGCTCTCCGCCTCTATCCTGACGTCGGCCTCGGCCTGCACCCAGACCACGATCCTGCCGACTGCCCGCACCACTTTGTCGATGGGTGTCTACAAGGCGCTGCCGGATTCGTTCGCATCGATCCACCGCAGGTATCTGACGCCCACCACCTCCACCGTGGCGATGGGTGCGGTCTCGATCGTGTGCTACGTGCTCTTTACGATCATCAGCACCAATCTGCTCACCGCCCTGATCGGGTCGGTAGGTCTGATGATCGCCTTCTACTACGGGCTCACCGGCTTCGCGTGTGTGTGGTTTTACCGCCGGACACTCACGCAGAGTGCGCGCAATTTCATGATGCGTGGTGCGATCCCCTTGCTTGGTGGAATCGCGCTGACGGTCATCTTCGCCTACGGGCTGATCCAGTACGCCAAGCCCAGCTGGCTCATCGATGACGCCGGTAACAACGTCACCGTCTTCGGAGTCGGGGCCGTGGCGGTGGTCGGTATCGGCGCGCTGGTGCTCGGCGTCGTGCTGATGCTGTTGTGGCGAGTGGCGGCGCCGCCGTTCTTCCAGGGAGAGACGCTGCCACGGCGCAGTGCGGACCTGGTGCTGGCTCCTGCCGGGGCCACCACCCATTTCGGACTGCCCGATGCGGTTGAGGCGCAGCAGACCGTTATCGCCGGCGATCTGTCCAATCTCCCGGAAGGGGAGGTCGCGGTGAATCCGCAGACAGGTGAGGAATTCAGCAGGGATTAG
- a CDS encoding PQQ-dependent sugar dehydrogenase produces MLMRSSPSTGPTNEPSGKRLLVGSVAALAGTVTLLSGCVRFDPTQDQPFTEVPRRGVAQTTTTPPPPLPGKPFPKQCPADGVMQGCLEATSGLIMGSDGKTALVAERATGVIKEIATSAEPKVKTTIPVDPSGDGGLSDIVLSPSYQQDRLMYAYVSTPTDNRVIRVADGDVPKDILTGIPKGPNGNAGSLAFISPTTLVVQTGTGGNPAAANDPNSLAGKVIRIEQPTTIDQAAPTTAISGLGDGGAMCVDAANGALYVTDRAPAGDRLQKLTKDGKISTVWTWPDKPGVAGCAALDSSVMVNLVFNQTTVVVRQNPETGAVTGDPEVLRQKEQHGHVRALKLSADGNVWGGSINKDFGTATPTEDVVFPLFPKGGGFPRANDDLD; encoded by the coding sequence ATGCTCATGCGCTCCAGCCCTTCGACGGGACCGACCAATGAGCCATCGGGGAAAAGACTGCTTGTCGGTTCGGTGGCGGCGTTGGCCGGGACGGTGACGCTGTTATCGGGATGTGTGCGGTTCGATCCGACTCAGGATCAGCCGTTCACCGAGGTTCCCCGGCGCGGGGTCGCCCAGACCACTACCACCCCGCCGCCGCCATTGCCGGGTAAACCGTTTCCCAAACAGTGCCCCGCCGACGGCGTGATGCAGGGATGCCTGGAGGCCACCAGCGGGCTCATCATGGGCAGCGACGGCAAGACCGCGCTGGTCGCCGAGCGCGCGACGGGTGTCATCAAAGAAATCGCGACGAGCGCCGAGCCGAAGGTGAAGACCACCATCCCCGTCGACCCGTCCGGGGACGGCGGACTGTCCGACATCGTGCTCTCCCCCTCCTACCAGCAGGACCGGCTGATGTACGCCTACGTCAGCACACCCACCGACAACCGGGTGATACGTGTCGCCGACGGAGACGTACCCAAGGACATCCTGACCGGAATCCCCAAGGGACCCAATGGCAATGCGGGATCGCTGGCGTTCATCAGCCCCACCACGCTGGTGGTACAGACCGGCACCGGCGGCAACCCGGCAGCAGCCAATGATCCGAACTCTTTGGCTGGCAAGGTGATCCGCATCGAACAGCCCACCACCATCGACCAGGCCGCGCCGACGACCGCGATAAGCGGCCTCGGAGACGGCGGCGCCATGTGCGTGGACGCCGCGAACGGCGCGCTGTATGTCACCGACCGCGCACCCGCAGGCGATCGGCTGCAAAAGCTCACCAAGGACGGCAAGATCTCCACCGTGTGGACCTGGCCGGACAAGCCCGGGGTGGCCGGTTGCGCCGCGCTGGACAGCTCGGTGATGGTGAATCTGGTGTTCAACCAGACCACCGTGGTGGTGCGCCAGAACCCCGAGACCGGTGCGGTCACCGGCGATCCCGAGGTGCTCCGCCAGAAGGAGCAGCATGGTCACGTGCGGGCGCTGAAGCTCTCTGCCGACGGAAACGTCTGGGGCGGTTCCATCAACAAGGACTTCGGCACCGCCACCCCCACCGAGGACGTGGTGTTCCCACTGTTCCCGAAGGGCGGCGGATTCCCCCGTGCCAACGACGACCTGGACTAG
- the gatB gene encoding Asp-tRNA(Asn)/Glu-tRNA(Gln) amidotransferase subunit GatB has protein sequence MTELLDYDDVLTRYEPVLGMEVHVELSTATKMFCGCPTAFGAEPNTQICPVCLGLPGSLPVVNEKAVESAIRIGLALNCEIAPWGRFARKNYFYPDQPKNYQISQYDEPIAFNGYLDVPLDDGTTWRIQIERAHMEEDTGKLTHIGGETGRISGATESLLDYNRAGVPLVEIVTKPIEGTGERAPEIARAYVTALRDLLRALDVSDVRMDHGSMRCDANVSLMPTGADEFGTRTETKNVNSLKSVEVAVRYEMRRQAAVLDAGQEVIQETRHFLEQDGSTSAGRRKETAEDYRYFPEPDLEPVAPSVELIEGLRGTLPELPWLRLGRIQQDWGVSDEVMRDLVNNGAVELVQATVAEGASSEEARSWWGNYLVQQANSREVELSELPITPTQVAAVVSLINDGKLSNKLARQVVDGVLAGEGEPEQVMTARGLVVMRDDSLIQAAVDEALAANPDVAQKIRDGKVAAAGAIVGAVMKATKGQADAALVKDLVLKACGQG, from the coding sequence ATGACAGAACTGCTGGACTACGACGACGTACTGACCCGATACGAGCCGGTGCTCGGCATGGAAGTCCACGTCGAACTGTCCACGGCCACCAAGATGTTCTGTGGCTGCCCGACCGCGTTCGGCGCGGAGCCAAACACGCAGATCTGCCCGGTGTGCCTGGGTCTGCCGGGCTCGCTGCCGGTTGTCAATGAGAAGGCGGTCGAATCGGCCATCCGTATCGGACTGGCACTGAACTGTGAGATCGCGCCGTGGGGACGGTTCGCCCGCAAGAACTACTTCTACCCGGACCAGCCGAAGAACTACCAGATCTCTCAATACGACGAGCCGATCGCGTTCAACGGTTACCTCGACGTTCCGCTGGACGACGGCACTACCTGGCGGATACAGATCGAGCGTGCCCACATGGAAGAGGACACCGGCAAGCTGACGCATATCGGCGGTGAGACCGGTCGCATCTCCGGGGCCACCGAGTCTCTGCTCGACTACAACCGCGCCGGTGTGCCGCTCGTCGAGATCGTTACCAAGCCCATTGAGGGCACCGGGGAACGGGCCCCGGAGATCGCCCGCGCCTACGTGACAGCGCTGCGGGACCTGTTGCGCGCCTTGGATGTTTCCGATGTGCGCATGGATCATGGGTCCATGCGCTGCGACGCGAATGTGTCGCTGATGCCCACCGGTGCCGACGAGTTCGGCACCCGTACCGAGACCAAGAACGTCAACTCGCTCAAGAGTGTCGAGGTGGCGGTCCGCTACGAGATGCGCCGTCAGGCAGCTGTTCTGGATGCGGGCCAGGAGGTCATCCAGGAGACGCGGCACTTCCTGGAGCAGGACGGCTCCACCAGTGCGGGGCGTCGTAAGGAGACCGCCGAGGACTACCGGTACTTCCCGGAGCCCGATCTGGAGCCCGTCGCGCCGAGTGTCGAGCTGATCGAGGGGCTGCGCGGCACGCTTCCTGAGCTGCCCTGGCTGCGGCTGGGGCGCATTCAGCAGGATTGGGGCGTCTCCGATGAGGTGATGCGCGACCTGGTGAACAACGGTGCCGTCGAACTCGTGCAGGCCACCGTCGCGGAGGGAGCCAGCAGCGAAGAAGCACGCTCGTGGTGGGGTAACTACTTGGTGCAGCAGGCCAATTCGCGTGAGGTCGAGCTGTCGGAGCTTCCCATCACGCCGACTCAGGTGGCCGCCGTTGTCTCATTGATCAACGACGGCAAGCTGTCCAACAAGTTGGCGCGACAGGTGGTCGACGGGGTGCTCGCCGGTGAGGGTGAGCCCGAGCAGGTGATGACCGCTCGCGGGTTGGTGGTTATGCGCGACGATTCGTTGATCCAGGCTGCGGTCGATGAGGCGCTGGCCGCCAATCCCGATGTCGCGCAGAAGATCCGTGATGGCAAGGTGGCAGCCGCGGGTGCCATCGTCGGTGCGGTGATGAAGGCGACCAAGGGTCAGGCCGACGCCGCGCTGGTCAAGGATCTGGTGTTGAAGGCCTGCGGCCAGGGCTAG
- a CDS encoding carboxylesterase/lipase family protein, whose amino-acid sequence MAAAPKRVRVNSGVVEGFVRRGMRRFRGIPYAEPPVGPLRLRAPRPVQPWEGVRRCTRFGAVPYQPKVFTPQKWRSEDCLSLNVVTPEELPDGPLPVMFYIYGGGYFLGASASPPYEGSILARRGCVYVSANYRVGALGAFDLSSLSDAEHVIESNVYLRDLVLALHWVRDNIRAFGGDPDNVTIFGESAGGSAVETLMATPAAAGLFHRAIIQSTASGLAAHADAIAHDARRFAQLLGAAPDNAAATVMNASPRRLLRAQRRLIAEGSFPFGPSVDGDYLPKSPVEAMEHGEAQRVPLIIGSNADEARLFTKVIKAMPLSEPEQQEILAGGGPGYRERILAAYPGYPSKDARLRLAGDMFFTSSVWRIAGAHQQFAPVYAYQFDYAPWTVRAAGLKGSHATELLAVFGNYRGPAGPLLAGSLTHRDASRVVDDMQQRWVAFARNGVPSQDWPLYRGPDWPLMVFDRATHVEQNLGADRREVWAGFRLSVPSRLPKAP is encoded by the coding sequence GTGGCAGCGGCGCCGAAGCGAGTAAGAGTCAACAGTGGCGTCGTTGAAGGCTTTGTCCGGCGCGGGATGCGCCGTTTCCGGGGGATTCCCTACGCCGAACCGCCGGTGGGGCCGCTGCGGCTGCGGGCGCCGCGTCCCGTGCAGCCCTGGGAGGGCGTCCGGCGCTGCACAAGATTTGGCGCGGTGCCGTACCAGCCCAAGGTGTTCACGCCGCAAAAATGGCGCAGCGAGGACTGTCTGTCGCTCAATGTGGTGACGCCGGAGGAATTGCCGGATGGTCCGCTGCCGGTCATGTTCTACATCTACGGCGGTGGGTACTTTCTCGGCGCCAGCGCCTCGCCGCCTTATGAGGGTTCGATACTGGCGCGCCGCGGATGCGTCTATGTGTCGGCGAACTATCGGGTGGGCGCGCTGGGCGCCTTCGATCTGTCCTCGCTGTCCGACGCCGAGCACGTCATAGAAAGCAACGTGTACCTGCGTGATCTCGTGCTGGCCCTGCACTGGGTCCGTGACAACATTCGCGCCTTCGGGGGCGACCCGGACAACGTGACCATCTTCGGTGAGAGCGCGGGCGGCAGTGCTGTCGAGACGTTGATGGCCACCCCGGCAGCTGCGGGGCTGTTCCATCGCGCGATTATCCAAAGCACCGCCAGTGGCCTCGCCGCCCATGCTGACGCCATCGCGCATGACGCCCGGCGTTTCGCCCAACTGCTCGGCGCCGCACCCGATAACGCGGCGGCGACCGTGATGAATGCCTCACCACGGCGGCTGCTGCGCGCGCAGCGCAGATTGATCGCGGAGGGCAGCTTCCCGTTCGGTCCTTCGGTCGACGGTGACTATCTGCCCAAGTCTCCCGTGGAAGCGATGGAACATGGTGAAGCGCAACGTGTTCCGTTGATCATTGGCAGTAACGCCGATGAGGCCAGGCTCTTCACGAAGGTGATCAAGGCGATGCCGCTGTCCGAGCCCGAGCAACAGGAGATTCTCGCGGGCGGCGGCCCCGGTTATCGGGAACGGATCCTGGCGGCCTATCCGGGATATCCGTCGAAGGACGCGCGGTTGCGGCTCGCGGGCGACATGTTCTTCACGTCCTCGGTGTGGCGGATTGCCGGGGCGCATCAACAGTTCGCGCCGGTGTACGCCTACCAATTCGACTATGCGCCCTGGACAGTGCGGGCCGCCGGTTTGAAGGGGTCGCACGCTACCGAGCTGCTGGCGGTCTTCGGCAATTATCGCGGTCCTGCCGGGCCGCTATTGGCCGGCAGCCTTACACATCGCGATGCCTCACGTGTGGTGGACGACATGCAACAACGCTGGGTAGCTTTCGCGCGCAACGGCGTTCCCAGTCAGGACTGGCCGCTATATCGCGGACCGGACTGGCCGCTGATGGTCTTCGACCGTGCAACACATGTCGAGCAGAATCTGGGCGCCGACCGTCGCGAGGTATGGGCCGGGTTCAGGCTGAGTGTTCCGAGTCGCCTGCCGAAGGCTCCGTAG
- the gatC gene encoding Asp-tRNA(Asn)/Glu-tRNA(Gln) amidotransferase subunit GatC yields MSAISRDEVAHLARLARLALTDAELDGYAGQLDAILGHVSQISAVSTEELDEVDATSSPLDAVNVTRPDVIADCLTPDQALAQAPRVAEGRFAVPQILGEEQ; encoded by the coding sequence GTGAGCGCCATATCCCGTGACGAGGTCGCGCACCTGGCCAGACTGGCCAGGCTTGCGCTGACTGACGCTGAGCTGGACGGATACGCGGGGCAACTCGACGCGATCCTCGGCCATGTCAGCCAGATCAGTGCCGTTTCCACCGAAGAGCTCGATGAGGTGGACGCGACCAGCTCTCCGCTCGATGCGGTCAATGTCACACGGCCCGATGTGATTGCCGACTGCCTGACCCCCGATCAGGCGCTGGCGCAGGCTCCGCGGGTGGCGGAGGGGCGTTTCGCGGTGCCGCAGATCTTGGGGGAAGAACAGTGA